The following coding sequences are from one Natrarchaeobaculum sulfurireducens window:
- a CDS encoding tyrosine-type recombinase/integrase has protein sequence MTDVQIDDAIDVYLTRKAVGDPDGPGAGAYAANAESILRRFADWIERECRVTALAALEPTHLRAYATDLHERTDRGEYTASSVHTYYAVVRAFLSWCVRGGIVPTNPAASDVAESALPAPESTGDDDSWSPDRRRRLEAYARERAFGSDAGEDGTDERRTRLREYALVAVLAHSGARGAELFRVPEDDRRTGATWDDVDFYAGTLRVLGKSQRLEEVTVLGPARTALRRYRVVLDPPSNDWPLFPTRHAPSIARRVRETLHERGHDDAEVERLLERHTATELARERAIAPPAITTEGARSVLKRLCEQAEVDVDGDYLTPRGVRGDRFATTERREATPAAPQLRTSSDDRSIAVLEDRPPIGPDPTPREDDG, from the coding sequence GTGACCGACGTTCAGATCGACGACGCGATCGACGTCTACCTCACCCGTAAAGCCGTCGGCGACCCGGACGGGCCAGGGGCGGGCGCTTACGCAGCCAACGCCGAATCGATCCTCCGGCGGTTCGCCGACTGGATCGAACGCGAGTGTCGCGTCACCGCACTCGCCGCCCTCGAGCCGACACACCTGCGGGCGTACGCGACCGACCTCCACGAGCGAACCGACCGCGGCGAGTACACCGCCTCGAGCGTCCACACCTACTACGCGGTTGTACGAGCGTTTCTCTCCTGGTGCGTTCGCGGGGGGATCGTCCCCACCAATCCGGCGGCGAGCGACGTTGCCGAGTCGGCGCTCCCGGCACCCGAATCAACGGGCGACGACGATTCCTGGTCACCCGACCGTCGGCGCCGCCTCGAGGCCTACGCCCGTGAGCGGGCGTTCGGTTCCGACGCGGGCGAGGATGGCACGGACGAGCGACGGACGCGCCTGCGCGAGTACGCGCTCGTCGCCGTCCTCGCCCACTCGGGTGCTCGTGGCGCCGAACTGTTCCGGGTCCCCGAGGACGACCGGCGGACGGGCGCGACCTGGGACGACGTCGACTTCTACGCGGGGACGCTGCGCGTCCTCGGGAAGTCCCAGCGCCTCGAGGAGGTAACGGTACTCGGTCCGGCCAGGACGGCCCTGCGGCGATACCGGGTCGTTCTCGATCCGCCGTCGAACGACTGGCCGCTGTTTCCAACCCGACACGCCCCGTCGATCGCCCGTCGTGTCCGGGAAACCCTCCACGAACGGGGCCACGACGATGCCGAGGTCGAACGACTGCTCGAGCGCCACACGGCGACCGAACTCGCCCGCGAGCGAGCGATCGCCCCGCCAGCGATCACGACAGAGGGTGCACGCTCGGTGTTGAAGCGGCTCTGTGAGCAGGCGGAGGTCGATGTCGACGGCGACTACCTGACCCCGCGGGGAGTCCGTGGTGACCGCTTTGCGACGACCGAACGGCGAGAGGCAACTCCGGCGGCACCACAGCTTCGGACCTCGTCCGACGACCGATCGATCGCCGTCCTCGAGGATCGGCCGCCGATCGGCCCAGATCCGACACCTCGCGAAGACGATGGCTAA
- a CDS encoding lipid II:glycine glycyltransferase FemX yields the protein MSVDVRVATDDDRARWNEYVGRSPQGTLCHELEALAVQADHAGATLHPLIGFKGQEPVGLFPVFELRKGFVRTVFSPPPHLRVPYLGPAFLNMGKLKQRKREKRRTRFVDGCLEWIDDELDPKYGHVRTSTGVTDVRPFVWEGFDATPEYTYAVDLTRDEADILGSFSSDARRNVRNTADDAYEITIGGRESIQRIHEQVTHRYESQGISFDVPLEFVLDLADASANGHVTPYALHVDDEFVGGILALEYGSRTGRWMGGVRTDADVDVPTNDLLDWAIMDDARERGLETYDLVGADTRRINRYKAKFNPDLETYFSLEYGSWGMRAAASLYDSVK from the coding sequence ATGAGTGTCGACGTCCGCGTCGCTACCGACGACGACCGTGCCCGCTGGAACGAGTACGTCGGCCGCTCGCCACAGGGAACACTGTGTCACGAACTCGAGGCGCTCGCGGTCCAGGCGGATCATGCGGGGGCGACGCTCCATCCCCTGATCGGGTTCAAGGGCCAGGAGCCGGTCGGGCTCTTCCCCGTCTTCGAGCTTCGGAAGGGATTCGTGCGGACAGTCTTCTCGCCGCCGCCACACCTCCGCGTGCCCTACCTCGGCCCGGCGTTTCTCAACATGGGGAAACTGAAACAGCGGAAACGAGAGAAACGACGGACACGGTTCGTCGACGGCTGTCTCGAGTGGATCGACGACGAACTCGATCCGAAGTACGGGCACGTCCGCACGTCGACCGGCGTTACCGACGTTCGGCCGTTCGTCTGGGAGGGCTTCGACGCCACCCCGGAGTACACGTACGCCGTCGACCTCACGCGTGATGAAGCCGACATTCTCGGATCGTTCAGCAGCGACGCCCGACGCAACGTCCGGAACACGGCCGACGACGCCTACGAGATCACCATCGGCGGCCGCGAGTCGATCCAACGGATCCACGAGCAGGTCACACACCGGTATGAATCCCAGGGGATCAGCTTCGACGTCCCGCTCGAGTTCGTCCTCGACCTCGCTGACGCGTCGGCGAACGGCCACGTCACACCCTACGCCCTCCACGTCGACGACGAGTTCGTCGGCGGCATCCTGGCGCTCGAGTACGGTTCGCGGACGGGCCGCTGGATGGGTGGCGTACGAACCGACGCCGACGTCGACGTGCCGACCAACGACCTGCTGGACTGGGCGATTATGGACGACGCTCGCGAACGCGGGCTCGAGACGTACGACCTCGTCGGGGCCGACACCCGCCGGATCAACCGCTACAAGGCGAAGTTCAACCCCGACCTCGAGACCTACTTCAGTCTCGAGTACGGCTCGTGGGGGATGCGGGCGGCCGCGTCGCTGTACGATAGTGTGAAGTAG
- a CDS encoding ABC1 kinase family protein: MMGFYRRYLAVVVTFLPFAWAFLRDARRFVLFGPSRSVSEAEHRRRATKLRDAMLELGPAFVKVGQVLSTRPDVVPPTYVEVLSTLQDEVPEDAGGDPLTVLEDELADGLDLETLEPVAGGSLAFVYTVEHDGERIALKVRRPGIQAIIERDLAVIRRIVPLIAIIAPERYEYSLKNVASDFETIILEELDFDREATMMREIRSNVDESQVVVPAVYDELSSERVLAMEFVPGRKITDENALAAVERTPTEMATLLAKTYLQMGLVDGVFHADPHPGNLAVADDGRLIIYDFGMSRRLTEAEQDDLVDIYRALVMRDVDRLLDALIDLEVLERSVDRSEVRRVLELVIENLEGRSEITWRAIITELMQMLHDFPFRIPPNVMLLVRVGTVGEGVCRQLDPEFDFITVTREFLVEHGFIESELRELASEIRRDFQSSIPALARAPTRFDRVATQIERGELVVRTEPVEDDGATRAIGYAILSGALFVAASILVFYDQPYELLALAGGVLCALVYVRSR; this comes from the coding sequence ATGATGGGATTTTACCGCCGGTACCTCGCCGTCGTCGTCACGTTCCTGCCGTTTGCCTGGGCGTTCCTGCGCGATGCGCGTCGGTTCGTCCTCTTTGGCCCCTCCCGGAGCGTCAGCGAGGCCGAACACCGACGCCGGGCGACGAAGTTGCGAGACGCGATGCTCGAGCTCGGTCCGGCGTTCGTCAAGGTCGGCCAGGTGCTCTCGACCCGACCGGACGTCGTCCCGCCGACCTACGTCGAGGTACTGTCGACGCTCCAAGACGAGGTCCCCGAGGACGCCGGCGGCGACCCCCTGACCGTCCTCGAGGACGAACTCGCCGACGGCCTCGACCTCGAGACGCTCGAACCCGTCGCCGGCGGCTCGCTCGCGTTCGTTTACACCGTCGAACACGACGGCGAACGAATCGCGCTCAAAGTTCGCCGTCCCGGAATTCAGGCGATCATCGAGCGTGACCTCGCGGTCATCCGCCGGATCGTCCCCCTGATCGCCATCATCGCGCCGGAACGCTACGAGTACTCGCTGAAAAACGTCGCGAGCGACTTCGAGACGATCATCCTCGAGGAGCTGGACTTCGACCGAGAGGCGACGATGATGCGCGAGATTCGCTCGAACGTCGACGAGTCACAGGTCGTCGTTCCGGCCGTCTACGACGAGCTCTCCTCCGAACGCGTACTGGCGATGGAGTTCGTCCCCGGCCGCAAGATCACCGACGAAAACGCCCTCGCCGCCGTCGAGCGGACGCCAACCGAGATGGCGACGCTGCTCGCCAAAACCTACCTCCAGATGGGGCTCGTCGATGGTGTCTTTCACGCCGACCCACATCCTGGCAATCTCGCCGTCGCCGACGACGGGCGGCTGATCATCTACGACTTCGGCATGAGTCGACGGCTGACCGAAGCCGAACAGGACGACCTCGTCGACATCTACCGCGCGCTCGTCATGCGCGACGTCGACCGACTGCTGGATGCGCTCATCGACCTCGAGGTCCTCGAGCGATCGGTCGACCGATCCGAAGTCAGACGAGTTCTCGAACTCGTCATCGAGAACCTCGAGGGACGCTCTGAGATCACCTGGCGGGCCATCATCACGGAACTCATGCAGATGCTCCACGATTTCCCGTTCCGGATTCCACCGAACGTGATGTTGCTCGTCCGCGTCGGCACCGTCGGTGAAGGCGTCTGCCGCCAGCTCGACCCGGAGTTCGACTTCATCACCGTCACCCGTGAGTTCCTCGTCGAACACGGGTTCATCGAGAGCGAGCTGCGCGAGCTTGCATCCGAGATTCGCCGGGACTTTCAGTCGTCGATTCCGGCACTCGCCCGCGCGCCGACACGATTCGACCGGGTCGCCACCCAGATAGAGCGCGGCGAACTCGTCGTCAGGACCGAGCCCGTCGAGGACGACGGGGCAACTCGAGCGATCGGCTATGCGATCCTTTCGGGTGCGCTGTTCGTCGCCGCCTCCATACTCGTCTTCTACGACCAGCCCTACGAACTTCTCGCACTGGCCGGGGGTGTCCTCTGTGCGCTCGTCTACGTGCGTTCGCGGTAA
- a CDS encoding monovalent cation/H+ antiporter subunit D family protein has translation MDHLEWIVGAVVLLPLLTAVLPIAADLRWKNVGWSFAAAILSATFALAVALAWVVHHNGAIRYELAGIPVPFGIELFADEFSMVVVILTLLICLGVLVYTRIGGPRGNAFYGGFLLLTGGMLGVVLTGDIFNLYVFLEIMAISSYALVASSKYRWSTYAAFKYLLVGTVGASFYLLGVALVLAATGTLTMNELPQHIAEAGYTDPVVVTAFVLMGVGLAIKIALFPVHTWLADAHASAPDGISAVISSLMPAVAVYAFARIIFTVFTPEFLEANPTISQLLLVGALLSLFAGSFFALLQDHIKLVLAYSTVSQFGLILVGIAVANETALFGSILQIFGHGIVKASLFILAGMFALRFGGIRTVDEYAGLAKKAPVMAGAFAVLGIAMIGLPPTVGFVGKWYIALGAFEEGLWLVSALVLGSTLLSAGYILPFINRIYFHPFEGEDVDRASITRGMLIAIVIGAVLGLTLGFASAEIQSILESAIQDLVP, from the coding sequence ATGGACCACCTCGAGTGGATCGTCGGCGCGGTCGTTCTGTTGCCGTTGTTGACGGCGGTGTTACCGATCGCCGCGGATCTCCGCTGGAAGAACGTTGGCTGGAGTTTCGCCGCAGCGATCCTCTCGGCGACGTTCGCACTCGCGGTGGCGCTGGCGTGGGTCGTCCACCACAACGGCGCGATCCGGTACGAACTCGCCGGTATCCCGGTGCCGTTCGGGATCGAGTTGTTCGCCGACGAGTTCTCGATGGTCGTCGTCATCCTGACGCTGCTCATCTGTCTCGGCGTGCTCGTCTACACTCGCATCGGCGGGCCTCGAGGCAACGCCTTCTACGGCGGCTTCCTGCTGTTGACCGGCGGGATGCTCGGCGTCGTGCTGACGGGTGACATCTTCAACCTCTACGTCTTCCTCGAGATCATGGCGATCTCGTCGTACGCCCTCGTGGCGTCCTCGAAGTACCGCTGGTCGACTTACGCGGCGTTCAAGTACCTGCTGGTCGGGACCGTCGGGGCCTCGTTCTACCTGCTTGGCGTTGCACTCGTGCTCGCGGCGACCGGGACACTGACGATGAACGAACTGCCCCAGCACATCGCCGAAGCCGGCTACACGGACCCCGTGGTCGTGACGGCGTTCGTGCTGATGGGTGTCGGGCTCGCGATCAAGATCGCGCTGTTCCCGGTGCACACCTGGCTGGCGGACGCCCACGCCTCCGCACCCGACGGCATCAGTGCAGTCATCTCCTCGCTGATGCCCGCCGTCGCGGTCTATGCGTTCGCTCGGATCATCTTCACCGTCTTCACGCCCGAGTTCCTCGAGGCGAACCCGACGATCTCACAGCTCCTGCTGGTCGGCGCCCTGCTGTCGCTGTTTGCGGGGAGCTTCTTCGCGCTCTTACAGGATCACATCAAACTCGTGTTGGCGTACTCGACGGTCTCGCAGTTCGGGCTCATCCTCGTCGGGATCGCCGTCGCAAACGAGACGGCGCTGTTCGGCTCGATCCTCCAGATCTTCGGTCACGGGATCGTCAAGGCCTCGCTGTTCATCCTGGCGGGGATGTTCGCGCTCCGTTTCGGCGGGATTCGAACCGTCGACGAGTATGCCGGGCTCGCAAAGAAGGCTCCCGTGATGGCCGGTGCCTTCGCGGTCCTCGGGATTGCGATGATCGGGCTGCCGCCGACGGTCGGCTTCGTCGGCAAGTGGTACATCGCGCTCGGTGCGTTCGAGGAGGGGCTGTGGCTCGTCTCGGCACTCGTCCTCGGCAGCACGCTGCTTTCGGCGGGATACATCCTGCCGTTTATCAACCGGATCTACTTCCACCCGTTCGAGGGCGAAGACGTCGACCGCGCGTCGATCACTCGGGGGATGCTCATCGCGATCGTCATCGGCGCGGTCCTCGGCCTGACCCTCGGGTTTGCCTCCGCAGAGATCCAGTCGATCCTCGAGAGTGCGATTCAGGACCTGGTTCCGTAA
- a CDS encoding Na(+)/H(+) antiporter subunit D: MNELLSVPPALLVAVALVLTLVLPRRAAHGVATLSLIGVVVWALLVPEGTGPTATFMGFELLVLEVDGFSRLMAIIFGGFGAFAVAYAYFADTDTRHLLWGLGYVTASLWTVMVGDWLSLVVGWEAMAIASTVFVWQSGGRSIRTGYRYALAHGIGGSLLLAGVALYLFYGTDGGATALHFAETNVAGLEVDLGTVTFSVTALLMGAGIGLNAAIIGLHAWLPDTYPSPNVATSVFLACYTTKTAVYASFRAFPEGNIYFAYMGGAMAIYGAAFALAQKDMRRLLSYHIQGQVGFMLAGIGIGSTLGVAGGFAHLFNHILYKGLLFMAAGIIILKLGKESLDKFGAIGTTAPIALGAFLVGALSISGVPGFNGFVSKGMLIDAVVEANLTTLEWMLYLGSVGTFASFIKFGYYAFLDGEPIEMPDADWGHAVVTGGVAAGCIGFGLYYPALYALVPGSEAWGSDPYTLYEFTKVALLASGGLLVFVVAKPLLGTFHGGIDVDRAHDPLAFYGAKGASGGLGGGYNRVNDAVVATGWALVRTAHDPSRTIRTVIPSSLHERYDQRLEQTPGKTGGKLGIGLTIYVAAGVLMLALGFSLFIQ; the protein is encoded by the coding sequence CGGCGTCGTCGTCTGGGCCCTGCTCGTTCCCGAGGGAACCGGTCCGACCGCGACGTTCATGGGCTTCGAGTTGCTCGTCCTCGAGGTCGACGGCTTCTCGAGACTGATGGCGATCATCTTCGGCGGCTTCGGTGCGTTCGCCGTCGCCTACGCCTACTTCGCCGACACTGACACGCGACACCTGCTGTGGGGGCTCGGCTACGTCACCGCCTCGCTGTGGACCGTGATGGTCGGCGACTGGCTCTCGCTCGTGGTCGGCTGGGAGGCGATGGCCATCGCCAGCACCGTCTTCGTCTGGCAATCCGGTGGCCGGTCGATCCGGACGGGCTACCGGTACGCGCTGGCCCACGGTATCGGTGGCAGCCTGCTCCTGGCGGGTGTCGCCCTCTACCTGTTCTACGGAACCGACGGCGGTGCGACCGCGTTGCACTTCGCCGAGACCAACGTCGCTGGCCTCGAGGTCGACCTCGGGACGGTGACGTTCTCGGTGACGGCGCTGTTGATGGGCGCGGGGATCGGCCTGAACGCCGCCATCATCGGCCTACACGCCTGGCTGCCGGACACCTACCCGAGTCCGAACGTTGCCACGTCGGTCTTCCTCGCCTGCTATACGACGAAGACAGCGGTCTACGCGTCTTTCCGGGCGTTCCCCGAGGGGAACATCTACTTCGCGTACATGGGCGGTGCGATGGCTATCTACGGGGCGGCGTTCGCGCTCGCCCAGAAGGACATGCGCCGGCTCCTGTCGTATCACATCCAGGGTCAGGTCGGCTTCATGCTCGCCGGTATCGGTATCGGCTCGACGCTCGGCGTCGCTGGCGGCTTCGCCCACCTGTTCAACCACATCCTGTATAAGGGTCTGCTGTTCATGGCCGCGGGGATCATCATCCTCAAACTCGGCAAAGAGAGCCTGGATAAGTTCGGTGCCATCGGGACGACCGCGCCGATCGCGCTCGGTGCCTTCCTCGTCGGTGCGCTTTCGATCTCCGGCGTCCCCGGCTTCAACGGCTTCGTCAGCAAAGGAATGTTGATCGATGCCGTCGTCGAGGCGAACCTGACGACGCTCGAGTGGATGCTATATCTCGGTAGCGTCGGCACCTTCGCCTCGTTCATCAAGTTCGGCTACTACGCCTTCTTAGACGGCGAGCCGATCGAGATGCCAGACGCCGACTGGGGTCACGCCGTCGTCACCGGCGGCGTCGCCGCCGGCTGTATCGGCTTCGGCCTCTACTACCCCGCACTGTACGCACTCGTGCCCGGAAGCGAGGCCTGGGGATCGGATCCCTACACGCTCTATGAGTTCACCAAAGTCGCCCTCCTCGCATCGGGCGGTCTGTTGGTGTTCGTGGTCGCGAAACCGCTGCTCGGGACGTTCCACGGCGGGATCGACGTCGACCGTGCCCACGACCCGCTCGCGTTTTACGGCGCAAAGGGCGCTTCGGGCGGCCTCGGCGGCGGCTACAACCGCGTCAACGACGCCGTCGTTGCCACCGGCTGGGCGCTCGTTCGAACCGCACACGATCCCAGCCGAACCATCCGCACGGTGATTCCCTCGAGCCTGCACGAACGCTACGACCAGCGACTCGAGCAGACGCCCGGAAAGACCGGCGGCAAACTCGGTATCGGACTGACAATCTACGTCGCGGCTGGCGTGCTCATGCTCGCGCTTGGGTTCTCCCTGTTCATCCAGTAA
- a CDS encoding alkaline phosphatase family protein: protein MTDNSSLRTLLVGIDAACDRVLAPLFEDDEVPTLESIYRDGPNGTLESQIPPWTASAWPSLYTGKNPGKHGVFGFLRFDGYDWDVVNASDVCEPTIWELLDDHGLSSVVVNAPVTHPPRAFDGALIPGYTAPEDPDCHPEGLLEEVREAIGEYRVYPDEDAADLASAYADCIRMRGEAFCYLADRFDPAFGFVEFQGTDSIYHEAPDDDTAIRTIYRELDRQLESILEVYDPDTVIVASDHGMGPYRGLEFRVNEYLRAEGLVETRRGGDGMPTWATVRDDALKAGAEATDHRPGLGERAMATAARAGLTSQRIGAVLERLGLDDVAAKHAPAGVVSAGAKQVDFPASRAYVRSRIELGVRINLEGREPNGVVPEAEYEAVRTRLIDALRSVRTPDGEPVFEDVRPREEYFHGPESERAVDVVTVPADFEHFLSATLRDEQFGPPSEPWNHKLEGTVALSGAAVDHGAGVGDAHLFDIAPTVLATLDVPACDRMDGTPLPCVNPVGVQSYPRTDDGVSVETADDGVEQRLADLGYLE from the coding sequence ATGACCGACAACTCATCCCTCCGGACCCTGCTCGTCGGGATCGACGCGGCCTGCGACCGGGTGCTCGCGCCGCTGTTCGAGGACGACGAGGTACCGACGCTCGAGTCGATCTACCGGGACGGCCCTAACGGGACGCTCGAGTCACAGATCCCGCCGTGGACGGCCTCAGCGTGGCCGTCGCTCTATACGGGGAAGAACCCCGGCAAACACGGCGTCTTCGGCTTTCTGCGATTCGACGGCTACGACTGGGACGTGGTGAACGCGAGCGACGTTTGCGAGCCAACGATCTGGGAGCTACTGGACGACCACGGCCTCTCGAGCGTCGTCGTCAACGCCCCCGTAACCCACCCGCCGCGGGCGTTCGATGGCGCGTTGATCCCCGGCTACACCGCCCCCGAAGACCCCGACTGTCACCCAGAGGGACTACTCGAGGAAGTCCGCGAGGCGATCGGCGAGTACCGCGTCTACCCGGACGAGGACGCTGCCGACCTCGCCAGCGCCTACGCCGACTGCATCCGGATGCGTGGGGAAGCGTTTTGCTACCTGGCCGACCGGTTCGATCCGGCGTTCGGCTTCGTCGAGTTCCAGGGGACCGACTCGATCTACCACGAGGCCCCCGACGACGACACCGCCATCCGAACGATCTACCGCGAACTCGACCGCCAGCTCGAGTCGATCCTCGAGGTGTACGACCCCGACACCGTGATCGTCGCCAGCGACCACGGGATGGGGCCCTACCGCGGGCTCGAGTTTCGCGTCAACGAGTACCTCCGCGCTGAAGGCCTCGTCGAGACGCGCCGCGGCGGCGACGGCATGCCGACCTGGGCGACCGTCCGCGACGACGCGCTCAAGGCGGGTGCGGAGGCGACCGACCACCGGCCCGGCCTGGGCGAACGAGCGATGGCCACCGCCGCCCGTGCCGGCCTCACCAGCCAGCGAATCGGGGCCGTCCTCGAGCGCCTGGGCCTCGACGACGTCGCTGCGAAACACGCCCCCGCGGGCGTCGTCAGCGCCGGTGCCAAGCAGGTCGACTTCCCCGCATCACGCGCGTACGTTCGCTCACGAATCGAACTCGGCGTCCGAATCAACCTCGAGGGACGCGAACCCAATGGCGTGGTCCCAGAAGCCGAGTACGAAGCCGTCCGGACTCGGCTCATCGACGCCCTCAGGTCGGTTCGGACGCCCGACGGCGAGCCGGTCTTCGAGGACGTCCGCCCGCGCGAGGAGTACTTCCACGGTCCCGAAAGCGAGCGCGCCGTCGACGTCGTGACCGTCCCGGCCGACTTCGAGCACTTCCTCTCGGCGACGCTTCGCGACGAGCAGTTCGGCCCGCCGTCCGAGCCGTGGAATCACAAGCTCGAGGGAACGGTTGCCCTCTCCGGAGCAGCTGTCGACCACGGCGCGGGCGTCGGTGACGCACACCTGTTCGACATCGCCCCGACCGTCCTGGCCACGCTCGACGTGCCGGCGTGCGATCGAATGGACGGGACTCCCTTGCCGTGTGTCAACCCTGTGGGCGTCCAGTCCTATCCGCGCACCGACGACGGGGTGTCGGTCGAAACCGCAGACGACGGCGTCGAGCAGCGACTCGCTGATCTCGGCTACCTCGAGTAA